One segment of Neoarius graeffei isolate fNeoGra1 chromosome 20, fNeoGra1.pri, whole genome shotgun sequence DNA contains the following:
- the odad4 gene encoding outer dynein arm-docking complex subunit 4 isoform X1, whose translation MLDNEGEESLKSTFSTFMAEGDQLFHKGQYSKAIERYSTALQLQPGDRNCLVARSRCYVKMGEAINALKDAEASLKNKKKFFKGLYQKAEALYGMGDFEFALVFYHRGHKLRPELQEFRLGIQKAEEAITNSVGSPSSVKLENKRDLSSFHKVDEHKKAQPKNFIHPLKRDRSPYRQKTLRSERTAKQLLGELYTDKQYLEKLLKDEDLIKGKTRSGEKLQDVIMDCISYLDTRTKFWQQQKPIYAHERDRKAREQQRSRARNRPPSDPTFYVLKNLEDMDAELAAGNTESSLKKAQEVLKKVQGWSEKVLPNKTEVMGNLYSFIGNALMDLGNMGKALENHFKDLELAQQSKLMDSKSRALDNIGRVYARIGKFHQAVKVWEEKIPLVQDELEKAWLFHEIGHCYLEMRSHTKARDYGIQSLSAANNIRDEKWQLNANVLVAQAELKLGNYESSVLYFETALDQARALQDDDASAAIQKALQETRQQMPQ comes from the exons ATGTTGGACAACGAGGGAGAAGAAAGTCTAAAAAGCACGTTTTCCACCTTCATGGCTGAAGGCGACCAGCTGTTTCATAAAGGACAATATAGCAAAGCTATTGAACGCTATTCCACG gctctACAATTACAGCCAGGCGACAGGAACTGTTTGGTTGCCAGATCGAGATGTTATGTGAAAATGGGGGAAGCGATAAATGCTCTGAAAGACGCAGAAGCTTCTCTCAAAAATAAGAAAAAGTTCTTCAAG GGTTTATATCAGAAGGCAGAAGCTCTGTACGGCATGGGGGATTTTGAGTTTGCGCTCGTCTTCTACCACCGAGGCCACAAACTGCGACCAGAGCTGCAGGAGTTCAGACTGGGTATACAGAAAGCTGAGGAAGCCATCACCAACTCTGTGGGAA GTCCTTCATCTGTAAAGCTGGAGAATAAGCGTGATCTGTCTTCTTTCCATAAAGTagatgag CATAAAAAAGCTCAACCAAAGAATTTTATCCATCCCCTGAAGAGGGACCGGAGTCCATACCGCCAAAAGACACTCAGGAGTGAGAGAACAGCTAAACAGCTTCTGGGAGAGCTGTACACTGACAAACAATACCTGGAAAAGCTACTCAAAGACgaag ATCTAATAAAAGGCAAGACTCGTTCTGGTGAGAAGCTACAGGATGTAATCATGGACTGCATCTCTTATCTGGACACGCGCACTAAGTTTTGGCAGCAGCAGAAACCTATATATGCCCATGAGCGCGATCGAAAGGCCCGAGAGCAGCAACGGAGTCGCGCACGGAACCGTCCTCCCTCTGACCCCACCTTCTACGTCCTCAAAAACCTGGAGGATATGGATGCAG AACTGGCTGCAGGTAACACGGAGAGCAGCCTAAAGAAGGCCCAAGAGGTGCTGAAGAAGGTGCAAGGCTGGTCTGAAAAAGTTCTGCCCAATAAGACAGAAGTGATGGGAAATCTATACAGCTTCAttg GTAATGCACTGATGGATCTGGGAAACATGGGCAAGGCCCTGGAGAACCACTTTAAAGATCTGGAGCTGGCTCAGCAAAG taAATTGATGGACAGTAAGTCAAGGGCTTTGGACAATATCGGCCGAGTGTATGCACGCATTGGCAAATTTCACCAAGCGGTAAAAGT ctgggaGGAAAAGATCCCTTTGGTACAAGATGAGCTGGAGAAGGCCTGGCTGTTCCATGAAATTGGCCACTGTTATCTGGAAATGAGGAGTCACACCAAGGCCAGAGACTATGGCATCCAATCACTCAGTGCTGCAAATAACATCAGAGATGAGAAATGGCAGCTCAATGCCAACGTACTAGTGGCGCAGGCTGAGT TGAAACTGGGTAACTATGAGTCCAGTGTGTTATACTTTGAGACAGCACTGGACCAGGCGAGAGCGCTACAGGACGACGATGCCAGCGCTGCCATCCAGAAG GCTCTTCAAGAGACAAGACAGCAAATGCCCCAGTGA
- the odad4 gene encoding outer dynein arm-docking complex subunit 4 isoform X2 translates to MLDNEGEESLKSTFSTFMAEGDQLFHKGQYSKAIERYSTGLYQKAEALYGMGDFEFALVFYHRGHKLRPELQEFRLGIQKAEEAITNSVGSPSSVKLENKRDLSSFHKVDEHKKAQPKNFIHPLKRDRSPYRQKTLRSERTAKQLLGELYTDKQYLEKLLKDEDLIKGKTRSGEKLQDVIMDCISYLDTRTKFWQQQKPIYAHERDRKAREQQRSRARNRPPSDPTFYVLKNLEDMDAELAAGNTESSLKKAQEVLKKVQGWSEKVLPNKTEVMGNLYSFIGNALMDLGNMGKALENHFKDLELAQQSKLMDSKSRALDNIGRVYARIGKFHQAVKVWEEKIPLVQDELEKAWLFHEIGHCYLEMRSHTKARDYGIQSLSAANNIRDEKWQLNANVLVAQAELKLGNYESSVLYFETALDQARALQDDDASAAIQKALQETRQQMPQ, encoded by the exons ATGTTGGACAACGAGGGAGAAGAAAGTCTAAAAAGCACGTTTTCCACCTTCATGGCTGAAGGCGACCAGCTGTTTCATAAAGGACAATATAGCAAAGCTATTGAACGCTATTCCACG GGTTTATATCAGAAGGCAGAAGCTCTGTACGGCATGGGGGATTTTGAGTTTGCGCTCGTCTTCTACCACCGAGGCCACAAACTGCGACCAGAGCTGCAGGAGTTCAGACTGGGTATACAGAAAGCTGAGGAAGCCATCACCAACTCTGTGGGAA GTCCTTCATCTGTAAAGCTGGAGAATAAGCGTGATCTGTCTTCTTTCCATAAAGTagatgag CATAAAAAAGCTCAACCAAAGAATTTTATCCATCCCCTGAAGAGGGACCGGAGTCCATACCGCCAAAAGACACTCAGGAGTGAGAGAACAGCTAAACAGCTTCTGGGAGAGCTGTACACTGACAAACAATACCTGGAAAAGCTACTCAAAGACgaag ATCTAATAAAAGGCAAGACTCGTTCTGGTGAGAAGCTACAGGATGTAATCATGGACTGCATCTCTTATCTGGACACGCGCACTAAGTTTTGGCAGCAGCAGAAACCTATATATGCCCATGAGCGCGATCGAAAGGCCCGAGAGCAGCAACGGAGTCGCGCACGGAACCGTCCTCCCTCTGACCCCACCTTCTACGTCCTCAAAAACCTGGAGGATATGGATGCAG AACTGGCTGCAGGTAACACGGAGAGCAGCCTAAAGAAGGCCCAAGAGGTGCTGAAGAAGGTGCAAGGCTGGTCTGAAAAAGTTCTGCCCAATAAGACAGAAGTGATGGGAAATCTATACAGCTTCAttg GTAATGCACTGATGGATCTGGGAAACATGGGCAAGGCCCTGGAGAACCACTTTAAAGATCTGGAGCTGGCTCAGCAAAG taAATTGATGGACAGTAAGTCAAGGGCTTTGGACAATATCGGCCGAGTGTATGCACGCATTGGCAAATTTCACCAAGCGGTAAAAGT ctgggaGGAAAAGATCCCTTTGGTACAAGATGAGCTGGAGAAGGCCTGGCTGTTCCATGAAATTGGCCACTGTTATCTGGAAATGAGGAGTCACACCAAGGCCAGAGACTATGGCATCCAATCACTCAGTGCTGCAAATAACATCAGAGATGAGAAATGGCAGCTCAATGCCAACGTACTAGTGGCGCAGGCTGAGT TGAAACTGGGTAACTATGAGTCCAGTGTGTTATACTTTGAGACAGCACTGGACCAGGCGAGAGCGCTACAGGACGACGATGCCAGCGCTGCCATCCAGAAG GCTCTTCAAGAGACAAGACAGCAAATGCCCCAGTGA